DNA sequence from the Prosthecobacter sp. SYSU 5D2 genome:
GTGCGAATGCCATCGGCATCCTGCTGGCGCCGCTGGGTGCCACTGCCCGGTTTGTCGGGATGATTCCAGGAGTGGCGCTGGACCTGGATGGCCTTGACGCCAGCGAGGACCTGCGGGGGCACTTCATGCGGTTTGGCGGCATCTGGCGGCGGCAGTTTGCGCCAGGGGACTTTGGTGAGGTCCAGGAAACGGGACTGGGTTTTGGTGTCGTTGAGGAGGTTCCACCAGTTGTGCAGGAAGGGGGCGGAGAGCTTGGCCTCTTTGGCGAGCTGGTCCAGCGAAGCGGCCCCGGTGAGGTCTTTGTGCTTCCATTTCCAGCAGGCCAGCAAGTATTCGTCCTCGCGAAGCTCGCGGTCATAGGTGGGCAGATGCGGGCCGGACATTTTTTGGTACCAGACGTAGAGGGCTTGCTGGGCCTGGCTTTTGACCTGGGCATTGCCCCGCATGCCGATGCGCTGGGGATGGAAGGTGACGCCAGTACCGGGAAGGATGGTGGCGTGGTCGGCCAGCTTGCGGGCGGCGGCGAGGTATTTGTCGAGCTGGGAGGGATTGACGAAGAGAGTGTCGCCGGTGTTGGCGAAGCCTTCGCCCCCGCCGCCGTCGGGCTGGAATTCTTTGGCCAGGCCGTAGTCCACGCCGGTCAGGTCGCGGATGGTGTAATCATACTCGGCATTGGTGAGGCGGCGGAGGGTGACAGCCCCGGGATCGCCGGCATTGGCGGTGGCGACGGCATCCATGGAGGCATCGGCCCAGGCGATGAGGCTCTTTTTTTCTTCGGCCAGAAGCTGGGTTTCATCCTCTGGCGGCATCTCGCCCGAGGCGATGACGTGGCGCACCTTTTCCCAAAGGGCGTATTCGTTTTCGACGGAGGGATCTTTATCCAGTCGCTCCAGATCCACGCCGCCTTTGGTTTTCTTGCCGTTGTGGCAGTCGTAGCAAGTTTCCGCCAAAGCCGGCTGCACGGTTTTCCAGTCCGGGGCCGCGCCGGCGTGAAATGACGCAGCGAAGGAAGCGAGGACGATGAGGCGAACGGAAAGGGTCATCCGGTGAAGCATGGGCAGGGCCAGAGTTTGGGGGAAAGAGGATACGTTGCGGAAGGGCGGGATTTATGACTTATGGCTTATGATTTACGATTTGAAAGGAGCGAGCGGGCTGGGGAGGACCCAAAATGCGAGCCCCCCTCCTGATAGGTCTGCCGCCCCCTGGCCGGTGGAGAGGTCATCGATGTGATCACGCGCACGTGATGACGACGGAAGAGAATGCGAGCATGGTGTCCTGCAAGACGAAAAACGGAATCCACGCCGTGACTCCATGCCAAGCGGTCAGGGTTTGAATTCGGGCAGAAGCTCGGCCGAGGGCAGGCGGTCAAACTGGGAGCTGATCTGGCTGGCGGGCAGGCCGACTCCGATGATGACCCCGGTGGGCACGATGCCCACGGCACCAAGCATGGGCAGAAACCAGGTCTCCGCCCGGGGCCGCACATGCTGAAAGGACATGGGGACGGTGGGCAGTTCCGCGAGACGGCAGAGGCCCTTAACCCGCACGACCTCCTCCGGCAGGTCGCGCAGGGCCTGCTCCAGGTCTCCACGCCTGACGACGAAGGGAAGGTCCACACGCATGGAGGTGAACGCCCGTTCATCCTCATGATGGTGATGATGCGGCTGCTCCGCCGGGTGGGACAGGCACAGCGGCAGCGGGGTGGTGTTTTCCTGGCTGCCGAAACGGCTGCTGGCACACAGGAAGCGGAGATATTCGGCCATTCTGTCGGCGCTGGTCTCGGTGGCGCGGGGGCTGGCGGCCTGCACGGCCAGGTGCAGCCGCTTCAGGCCCGCCTTGTCCGCCCCGTCGGAATGAGTGATCATGTAATGGGTGGACGTCTGCACCTGCTCATGCTCCAGTTCATTGTGCTGGCCCCGGCGCTGCCAGCGCTGCGCGTCAATCATCGTGATCTGTAAAGGCGAAGTAAAACGGTGGCACTCATACCGGACGGTAATGGCCGCGATGAGGGAGATGAGATCTGATGCCCCGTTGACCTCCACCAGCAGCACACCGCCTTGAGGCACCTCAATGTCTCCCAGCGTCTGCATGAATTCATTCAGCGAGGAGCAGCAGACGCAGGAGCCGTTGATGGACTGGACCTCGGCATCAAATGAGCGCAGCCGTATGGCATCCACCTCGGCGTTTTCAAAGTCATTGACGACGACGCTGAAGCCTATGTTGCGTTCCTCCAGGCTGCCCATGAGAGCCCGGAGGAAGGTGGTCTTGCCTGCGCCCAGGAAGCCGGCGATCAGCACCAGAGGGATGCGGCTCATAGCTGGGTGGGATTGGGTGCGCTGCCATAGACAGCCTTTGGATCAAAAACCTTGTCCTCCTCTTTCCAGACCAGGCTGGATTCAGGCCCCGGAAAGTCCTGCCGCAGAGGAACTGCCCGGTAAAAGCAGGAACGGTAGCCTACATGACAGTTGGCACTGCCCGCAGTCTCCACACGCAGCCAGATGCAGTCCTGGTCATCATCCACACGCATCTCACGCA
Encoded proteins:
- a CDS encoding GTP-binding protein, which produces MSRIPLVLIAGFLGAGKTTFLRALMGSLEERNIGFSVVVNDFENAEVDAIRLRSFDAEVQSINGSCVCCSSLNEFMQTLGDIEVPQGGVLLVEVNGASDLISLIAAITVRYECHRFTSPLQITMIDAQRWQRRGQHNELEHEQVQTSTHYMITHSDGADKAGLKRLHLAVQAASPRATETSADRMAEYLRFLCASSRFGSQENTTPLPLCLSHPAEQPHHHHHEDERAFTSMRVDLPFVVRRGDLEQALRDLPEEVVRVKGLCRLAELPTVPMSFQHVRPRAETWFLPMLGAVGIVPTGVIIGVGLPASQISSQFDRLPSAELLPEFKP